One genomic segment of Salinigranum rubrum includes these proteins:
- a CDS encoding helix-turn-helix domain-containing protein, whose product MVNARLEITPPETEWYVQLSTELPDDTFTLLTIYDEGSHFFGIFEVETADLSALLTTLNEIKAIIEFEVLHTDDGFAVVEYRVTESVVYSTTVRSGTLPPASVTVQNGVMLVEIKIPHGRLSGVIAAIRAIGGSCELLSLSRTGRIEGLLTTAQQRFVTTALRHGYYDTPRRCTLTELASVLEVTPAAASTMAHRTEERIIKEFVQGTESIRFRS is encoded by the coding sequence ATGGTCAACGCTCGATTAGAAATCACGCCACCGGAAACCGAATGGTACGTTCAACTGTCGACAGAGCTCCCGGATGACACGTTTACTCTGCTAACGATTTACGACGAAGGGTCGCATTTTTTCGGTATCTTCGAGGTGGAAACCGCCGATCTCTCTGCGCTCTTGACCACACTGAACGAGATCAAGGCCATCATAGAGTTCGAAGTCCTGCACACCGACGATGGATTCGCTGTGGTCGAATACAGAGTAACCGAATCGGTGGTCTATTCTACGACGGTTCGCTCGGGAACGCTCCCGCCTGCTTCGGTTACAGTCCAAAACGGAGTGATGCTCGTCGAAATCAAAATTCCACACGGCCGTCTCTCGGGAGTAATTGCGGCGATCAGAGCCATTGGCGGCTCGTGTGAACTACTGTCGCTTTCGCGAACGGGTAGGATTGAGGGCTTGCTGACTACCGCCCAACAGCGGTTCGTGACCACGGCACTGAGGCACGGCTACTACGATACGCCCCGACGATGCACGCTGACCGAGTTGGCTTCCGTACTCGAGGTGACCCCCGCGGCGGCGAGTACGATGGCTCACCGCACCGAAGAGCGGATCATCAAGGAGTTCGTACAAGGAACCGAGAGTATCCGTTTTAGGTCGTGA
- a CDS encoding universal stress protein, with amino-acid sequence MTTYVVGTQSVHTAATLCDYLQTRVGEGDTVVAVNSLKGGDDTSAEDVRDGEDALNAVSSRLGAQCTVETHQYVRNNKPEADLLEAAAEFDADELVIGIRKRNPTSKVVFGSTAQQILLNSPVPMAVVPLEQVE; translated from the coding sequence ATGACGACCTACGTCGTCGGAACGCAATCGGTCCACACCGCCGCGACGCTCTGTGACTACCTGCAGACCCGCGTGGGGGAGGGCGACACCGTCGTCGCCGTCAACTCCCTCAAGGGGGGTGACGACACCTCCGCCGAGGACGTCCGCGACGGCGAGGACGCCCTCAACGCCGTCTCGTCCCGCCTCGGCGCGCAGTGTACCGTCGAGACACACCAGTACGTCCGGAACAACAAGCCCGAAGCGGACCTCCTCGAAGCGGCGGCGGAGTTCGACGCCGACGAACTCGTCATCGGCATCCGCAAGCGCAACCCCACCTCGAAGGTCGTCTTCGGGTCGACGGCGCAGCAGATTCTGTTGAACTCGCCGGTGCCGATGGCCGTGGTTCCGCTCGAACAGGTCGAGTAG
- a CDS encoding phytoene desaturase family protein: MHSVPDLSVLDGASVVVVGGGFGGLSTACYLADAGAEVTLLEKNEQLGGRASRLERDGFRFDMGPSWYLMPDVFERFFSHFDRTPSDYYGLTRLDPHYRIFFKDGDRVDMVPDIEENKETFEAYEPGAGEKFDEYLRKSERNYEIGMEHFVYEDRSRVRDFLDLDVAKNAWGLSLIGSMQDHVERYFSHPKLQQIMQYTLVFLGGSPKNTPALYNLMSHVDFNLGVYYPDGGLGGVVDGIVAMAEELGVDFHTGTPVEEIRGRTGAFVVRTPDEEFLADYVVSDADYAHTEQELLPSEKRQYSERYWESRTYAPSAFLLYLGVEGDVDPLAHHTLVLPTDWDRHFEQIFDDPAWPDDPAYYLCVPSETDDAVAPEGHSNLFVLVPVAAGLEDTPSLRRAYRDLVLDDIASHTGVDLRDRIVVEESFCVSDFAARYNATKGTALGLAHTLRQTAIFRPPNASQAMDGLFFTGSFTQPGIGVPMCLISGQLTAERMANTVGE, encoded by the coding sequence ATGCATTCGGTCCCGGACCTGTCGGTGCTCGACGGCGCCTCGGTGGTCGTCGTCGGGGGTGGCTTCGGCGGGCTCTCTACTGCCTGTTATCTCGCGGACGCCGGCGCCGAGGTGACGCTCCTCGAGAAGAACGAGCAACTCGGCGGCCGCGCCTCCCGACTGGAACGCGACGGGTTTCGGTTCGACATGGGCCCCTCCTGGTATCTCATGCCCGACGTGTTCGAGCGCTTTTTCTCTCACTTCGACCGGACGCCGAGCGACTACTACGGGCTCACCCGACTCGACCCCCACTACCGCATCTTCTTCAAAGACGGTGACCGCGTCGACATGGTTCCCGACATAGAGGAGAACAAGGAGACGTTCGAGGCGTACGAACCCGGCGCCGGCGAGAAGTTCGACGAGTACCTCCGCAAGTCGGAGCGCAACTACGAAATCGGGATGGAACACTTCGTCTACGAGGACCGCTCTCGTGTCAGAGACTTCCTCGACCTCGACGTGGCGAAGAACGCGTGGGGCCTTTCCCTGATAGGGTCGATGCAGGACCACGTCGAGCGGTACTTCTCGCACCCGAAGCTCCAGCAGATCATGCAGTACACGCTGGTGTTCCTGGGTGGCTCTCCGAAGAACACGCCGGCGCTGTACAACCTCATGAGCCACGTCGACTTCAACCTCGGCGTCTACTACCCCGACGGGGGGTTGGGAGGCGTCGTCGACGGCATCGTCGCGATGGCCGAGGAACTCGGCGTCGACTTCCACACCGGAACGCCGGTGGAGGAGATTCGCGGACGGACGGGGGCGTTCGTCGTTCGAACCCCAGACGAGGAGTTCCTCGCGGACTACGTCGTGAGCGACGCCGACTACGCCCACACCGAGCAGGAACTCCTCCCCTCCGAGAAGCGGCAGTACTCGGAGCGGTACTGGGAGTCTCGGACCTACGCCCCCTCCGCGTTCTTGCTCTACCTCGGCGTCGAGGGCGACGTCGACCCGCTCGCACACCACACGCTCGTCCTCCCGACCGACTGGGACCGCCACTTCGAACAGATATTCGACGACCCCGCGTGGCCCGACGACCCGGCGTACTACCTCTGTGTCCCCTCCGAGACCGACGACGCCGTCGCGCCCGAGGGCCACTCGAACCTCTTCGTGCTGGTCCCGGTCGCCGCCGGACTGGAGGACACTCCTAGCCTTAGACGGGCGTACCGCGACCTCGTCCTCGACGACATCGCCTCCCACACCGGGGTGGACCTCAGAGACAGAATCGTCGTCGAGGAGTCGTTCTGCGTGTCGGACTTCGCCGCCCGGTACAACGCGACGAAGGGGACCGCGCTCGGCCTCGCGCACACGCTCAGACAGACCGCCATCTTCCGTCCGCCGAACGCCTCACAGGCGATGGACGGCCTCTTCTTCACGGGGTCGTTCACCCAACCGGGCATCGGCGTCCCGATGTGCCTCATCAGCGGACAGTTGACGGCGGAACGAATGGCTAACACGGTCGGTGAGTGA
- a CDS encoding DUF7490 domain-containing protein has product MPRDRTLAAGAVGLVAVALLVAAAVPGVLADPTDDGPTRPGPVRIAETSIAPGTVSGQTTVLHVQTRLDHRGNPTPNVSVRFRATDAESGFVAATETVDVGTLDEDGETLVQTNLTVEREGGYRIEATVFRDGERVGSGGKTVSGLEALTPEYARTSVGFTDSAALPAVSFSVASVSQNRTTLDLAATLTNRGDSGSENLRVTVVLRQADSNIVAARSEAQVGTIRPGRTETVETQVTVPSEYNYYIDAVLWKDGVVVDTARSAANLDPTERISVNETEREVELRVEDFSGSDDERPRAEGTEAQTVSTSAPGFGVGAAVAALLSLALVARRWGR; this is encoded by the coding sequence ATGCCCCGCGACAGAACACTGGCGGCGGGGGCGGTCGGTCTCGTCGCCGTAGCCCTCCTCGTCGCTGCGGCGGTCCCCGGCGTCCTCGCCGACCCCACGGACGACGGGCCGACCCGCCCCGGTCCTGTTCGGATCGCAGAGACGAGCATCGCACCCGGGACGGTCTCGGGTCAGACGACCGTCCTCCACGTCCAGACCCGACTCGACCACCGCGGTAACCCGACGCCGAACGTCAGCGTGCGCTTCCGCGCGACCGACGCCGAGTCGGGCTTCGTTGCGGCGACGGAGACGGTCGACGTCGGCACCCTCGACGAGGACGGCGAGACGCTCGTCCAGACGAACCTCACCGTCGAACGCGAGGGCGGCTACCGCATCGAGGCGACGGTGTTCCGCGACGGCGAACGCGTCGGGTCCGGCGGCAAGACCGTGTCGGGGCTCGAAGCGCTCACGCCCGAGTACGCCCGGACGAGCGTCGGTTTCACCGACTCGGCGGCGCTTCCGGCCGTGTCCTTCTCGGTCGCCTCTGTGAGTCAAAACCGGACGACGCTCGACCTCGCGGCGACGCTGACCAACCGCGGTGACAGCGGGTCCGAGAACCTCCGCGTGACGGTCGTGCTCCGGCAGGCCGACTCGAACATCGTCGCCGCGCGCTCGGAAGCGCAGGTGGGGACCATCCGCCCCGGTCGGACCGAGACGGTCGAGACGCAGGTCACGGTCCCGAGCGAGTACAACTACTACATCGACGCCGTGCTCTGGAAGGACGGCGTCGTCGTCGACACCGCCCGCTCGGCGGCGAACCTCGACCCGACCGAGCGAATCAGCGTCAACGAGACCGAACGCGAGGTGGAACTCCGCGTCGAGGACTTCTCGGGCAGCGACGACGAACGACCCCGCGCCGAAGGGACCGAGGCTCAGACCGTCTCGACCAGCGCGCCCGGATTCGGCGTCGGCGCCGCCGTCGCCGCCCTGCTGTCGCTCGCTCTCGTCGCCCGGAGGTGGGGCCGATGA
- a CDS encoding cupredoxin domain-containing protein → MTIDDVFEPAAVTISTGDRVVWRNVGIAGQDVLTSTHTVTADETRLPEGATYFASGDFTSEQAAREGYVAEERGGIEGGQEYSHTFDVPGRYEYYCIPHESTMRGSITVE, encoded by the coding sequence ATGACAATCGATGACGTGTTCGAACCGGCGGCAGTGACGATATCCACTGGCGACCGAGTCGTTTGGCGAAACGTCGGCATTGCTGGCCAAGACGTACTGACGTCTACCCACACAGTGACGGCTGACGAAACCCGACTTCCGGAGGGGGCCACGTACTTCGCTAGCGGCGACTTCACGAGCGAACAGGCTGCTCGTGAGGGATATGTGGCCGAAGAACGAGGCGGTATAGAGGGCGGTCAAGAGTACTCACACACCTTCGACGTCCCCGGAAGATACGAATACTACTGTATTCCCCACGAATCGACGATGAGGGGGAGTATCACTGTGGAGTAG
- a CDS encoding ZIP family metal transporter: MPHVSRLELGAVALFVALSAYAVSAGLWKLLGISWVAFAAMGTAAVVGARTHDENPTVLVWGYGLASGAMITSAAVFLLPTAIGHHAQFGGFGVALGVLVGFASHSIGHRLAHLDMPLDRTVAELAAHALAAGVIIGVVYGNMPDLGLLLGLAIVSHKGPAGYAAASRLVRNGKDATGILLPAVGVGLTAITAASLQLPAAPAVRGIVFGFATGIFLHVAMDFLPRCELGSEIHDALAVDGDAHALLDRLRLHAVASTVLGGLVVFLAWVALA, from the coding sequence GTGCCGCACGTCTCGCGGCTCGAACTCGGTGCCGTTGCGCTCTTCGTCGCCCTCTCGGCGTACGCCGTCTCCGCGGGGCTGTGGAAGCTCCTCGGCATCTCCTGGGTCGCGTTCGCGGCGATGGGGACCGCGGCCGTCGTGGGAGCGCGGACTCACGACGAGAACCCGACCGTGCTGGTGTGGGGATACGGCCTCGCCTCGGGCGCGATGATCACCTCCGCGGCGGTGTTCTTACTCCCCACCGCTATCGGCCACCACGCGCAGTTCGGCGGGTTCGGCGTCGCGCTCGGCGTGCTCGTGGGCTTCGCTTCTCACTCCATCGGCCACCGTCTCGCTCACCTCGACATGCCGCTCGACCGCACCGTCGCGGAACTGGCCGCACACGCCCTCGCGGCGGGCGTCATCATCGGCGTCGTCTACGGGAACATGCCCGACCTCGGCCTCCTGCTCGGTCTGGCCATCGTCTCGCACAAGGGCCCCGCGGGGTACGCGGCGGCGTCCCGACTCGTCCGGAACGGGAAGGACGCCACCGGTATCCTCCTCCCCGCCGTCGGCGTGGGGCTGACGGCCATCACGGCTGCCTCGCTCCAGTTGCCGGCGGCGCCCGCCGTGCGCGGCATCGTCTTCGGCTTCGCCACCGGCATCTTCCTCCACGTCGCCATGGACTTCCTCCCGCGCTGTGAACTGGGCAGCGAGATTCACGACGCCCTCGCCGTCGACGGCGACGCACACGCGCTCTTGGACCGACTTCGCCTCCACGCTGTCGCCAGTACGGTGCTGGGCGGACTCGTCGTCTTCCTCGCGTGGGTCGCGCTGGCCTAA
- a CDS encoding SDR family oxidoreductase: protein MDETTVVVTGGSQGIGAACVRAFASEGATVVACAREVDPIETMAARFETVEAVRADVRDEYDVERLMETAARLGEGIDIVVANAGVNHGTPGEMNLAAEPYSRFDDTLRTNVRGVFTTVKEAVPHLSDGARILVPSGSIAREAKPGMGAYAISKAGTEALVRGFATDIDQTVGVVDPGLVATEVTGGQGRDPEDVAPMFLWAATDCPTEDLDGQVVDLRAWKKATR, encoded by the coding sequence ATGGACGAGACGACAGTCGTCGTTACCGGCGGGAGTCAGGGCATCGGCGCGGCCTGCGTCCGTGCCTTCGCCAGCGAAGGCGCGACGGTGGTCGCATGCGCACGCGAGGTCGACCCCATCGAGACGATGGCGGCGCGCTTCGAGACGGTCGAAGCCGTCCGGGCCGACGTCCGCGACGAGTACGACGTCGAACGACTGATGGAAACCGCGGCGCGACTCGGCGAGGGAATCGACATCGTCGTCGCCAACGCGGGCGTCAACCACGGCACTCCGGGGGAGATGAACCTCGCAGCGGAGCCGTACTCCCGGTTCGACGACACGCTCCGGACGAACGTCCGCGGCGTGTTTACGACAGTCAAGGAGGCCGTCCCACACCTCTCGGACGGGGCGCGGATCCTCGTTCCCTCCGGCTCTATCGCCCGGGAGGCGAAGCCGGGAATGGGCGCGTACGCCATCTCCAAGGCGGGAACGGAGGCGCTCGTGCGAGGATTCGCGACCGACATCGACCAGACGGTCGGCGTCGTCGACCCCGGTCTCGTCGCGACCGAGGTGACGGGCGGGCAGGGTCGAGACCCCGAGGACGTCGCGCCGATGTTCCTCTGGGCGGCGACCGACTGCCCGACCGAGGACCTCGACGGGCAGGTCGTCGACCTGCGGGCGTGGAAGAAGGCGACGCGGTAG
- the cruF gene encoding bisanhydrobacterioruberin hydratase, producing MDRRAVESRLERLVRENRFTISVFFPLNGAVLLVASAEGLLPAFVSFNPLLILLGTLVMRSPLVVGVLPLVDRKAALALSALVAYSYGIEFLGVHTGVPYGEFYYGVDLGPTAFGVPLGLPVFFIPLVMNAYLLVSLLLGERAASRPLRLGSVVAAVLAMDLVLDPGAVALGFWVYPDGGVYYGVPLSNYAGWVLSATVVVVALDIAFSRTALLDRLTNTAFMLDDLVSFVLLWGAINAWFGNWVAVVVAAAFGVGLVKTDRFDSRLLRVPRPRLDRFW from the coding sequence ATGGATAGGCGCGCGGTCGAATCCCGGTTAGAACGGCTCGTCAGGGAGAACCGTTTCACCATCTCCGTGTTCTTCCCGCTCAACGGGGCGGTCCTCCTCGTCGCCAGCGCCGAGGGGCTCCTCCCCGCTTTCGTCTCTTTCAACCCGCTTCTCATCCTGCTCGGGACGCTCGTCATGCGGTCGCCGCTCGTCGTCGGCGTCCTCCCGCTCGTCGACCGGAAGGCGGCGCTCGCGCTGTCCGCGCTCGTCGCGTACTCCTACGGCATCGAGTTTCTCGGCGTCCACACGGGTGTTCCGTACGGCGAGTTCTACTACGGCGTCGACCTCGGTCCGACCGCGTTCGGCGTCCCGCTGGGCCTCCCCGTGTTCTTCATCCCGCTGGTGATGAACGCGTACCTCCTCGTCTCGCTCCTCCTGGGCGAGCGGGCGGCGTCCCGGCCGCTCCGACTCGGCAGCGTCGTCGCCGCCGTGCTGGCGATGGACCTCGTCCTCGACCCCGGCGCCGTGGCGCTCGGGTTCTGGGTCTATCCCGACGGCGGCGTCTACTACGGCGTCCCGCTGTCGAACTACGCGGGGTGGGTCCTCTCGGCAACCGTCGTGGTCGTCGCGCTCGACATCGCGTTCTCCCGGACGGCGCTCCTCGACCGCCTCACGAACACGGCGTTCATGCTCGACGATCTGGTGAGTTTCGTCCTCCTCTGGGGGGCCATCAACGCCTGGTTCGGCAACTGGGTCGCCGTCGTCGTCGCCGCCGCCTTCGGCGTCGGTCTCGTCAAAACCGATCGCTTCGACTCCCGACTCCTCCGGGTTCCCCGGCCGCGACTCGACCGGTTCTGGTGA
- a CDS encoding PAS domain-containing sensor histidine kinase: MVVTARDVTELKRVTERFRHLVETASDLLVVLDGNGVLRYATPAAGRVLGYDHGELVDENVLEYVHPDDHETVVEELHRGLAEPGYTATVEHRFRSKSGEWRWLESRGRSLPDDLALEGNIVVVTRDVTERRRREGQIAAQNERLERFAAMVSHDIQTPLSVASGSLELYRQTGDETALERVDRALLRMSELTSDLLTLAREGGRVDDPVPVDLFAVATAALETSPFPADRVTVDPDLPTVLGSEARVRSLFENLFRNVADHAGPDARVWVEPFSDDGGSEDDGDGEDGGDDAGEGFVVEDNGPGIATADADSVFELGNTSGSDGTGIGLHVVDTIASAHGWEVSVTAGRHGGARFEFRGVDVVPGENGAEVSERGRQR; the protein is encoded by the coding sequence GTGGTCGTCACCGCCCGGGACGTCACGGAACTCAAACGGGTGACCGAGCGGTTCAGACACCTCGTCGAGACGGCGTCGGACCTGCTCGTGGTGCTCGACGGGAACGGCGTCCTCCGGTACGCGACGCCTGCGGCGGGGCGCGTCCTCGGCTACGACCACGGCGAACTCGTCGATGAGAACGTCCTCGAGTACGTCCACCCGGACGACCACGAGACCGTCGTCGAGGAACTCCACCGCGGACTCGCCGAACCCGGCTACACCGCCACGGTCGAACACCGGTTTCGGTCGAAGTCGGGCGAGTGGCGGTGGCTGGAGTCACGCGGGCGAAGCCTGCCCGACGACCTCGCGCTGGAAGGTAACATCGTCGTCGTCACGCGCGACGTCACCGAGCGACGCCGGCGTGAGGGACAGATCGCCGCCCAGAACGAGCGGCTAGAGCGGTTCGCCGCGATGGTCTCACACGACATTCAGACCCCGCTCAGCGTCGCCAGCGGGAGCCTCGAACTCTACCGGCAGACGGGCGACGAGACGGCGCTAGAGCGCGTCGACCGGGCGCTCCTGCGGATGTCGGAGCTGACGTCTGATCTGCTCACGCTCGCCCGTGAGGGGGGACGCGTGGACGACCCGGTTCCCGTCGACCTGTTCGCGGTGGCCACCGCCGCACTGGAGACGAGCCCGTTTCCGGCCGACCGCGTCACCGTGGACCCGGACCTCCCGACGGTCCTCGGAAGCGAGGCCCGGGTCCGGTCGCTGTTCGAGAACCTCTTCCGCAACGTCGCCGACCACGCCGGTCCCGACGCACGGGTGTGGGTCGAACCGTTCTCCGACGACGGCGGCAGCGAGGACGACGGCGACGGTGAGGACGGGGGCGACGATGCGGGCGAGGGGTTCGTCGTCGAGGACAACGGTCCCGGTATCGCCACCGCGGACGCCGACTCCGTCTTCGAACTGGGAAACACGTCGGGTAGCGACGGGACGGGTATCGGACTCCACGTCGTCGACACCATCGCGTCGGCGCACGGCTGGGAGGTTTCGGTCACGGCTGGACGACACGGCGGTGCCCGATTCGAGTTCCGCGGTGTCGACGTCGTGCCTGGAGAGAACGGAGCGGAGGTGAGTGAGCGCGGGCGGCAGAGGTGA
- a CDS encoding prenyltransferase, which translates to MDTTTEDGRANHTVNGGGHENEPGEVRSGRLRYLLTLSRPRFWLYLAGPVIVGVAAAARTPGELFDPLAVAFFAYFLLPANLFLYGVNDVFDADVDAENPKKEGKEARWQGGSVVVSTVLVSGLLGLLLAAATPAVAWPYLAGFFFLAVEYSAPPLRFKTTPFLDSLSNGLYILPGAAAFAALTGTHPPLAALVGAWLWTMGMHTFSAIPDIKPDREAGIRTTATVLGEERTYAYCGAAWLAAAVTFALVDTRISLLLLAYPVVVFALYWSDVPTDRAYWWYPALNTLVGMALTLGLLWRLVYG; encoded by the coding sequence ATGGACACGACCACCGAGGACGGCCGCGCGAACCACACGGTGAACGGGGGCGGCCACGAGAACGAACCCGGCGAGGTTCGGAGTGGACGCCTCCGGTACCTCCTGACGCTCTCGCGGCCGCGCTTCTGGCTCTACCTCGCGGGACCGGTCATCGTCGGCGTCGCCGCCGCCGCCCGCACCCCGGGAGAGTTATTCGACCCGCTCGCCGTCGCGTTCTTCGCGTACTTCCTCCTCCCGGCGAACCTCTTCCTCTACGGGGTCAACGACGTCTTCGACGCCGACGTCGACGCGGAGAACCCCAAGAAGGAGGGGAAGGAAGCGCGCTGGCAGGGGGGGAGCGTGGTCGTCTCCACCGTCCTCGTCTCGGGCCTTCTGGGACTGCTCCTCGCGGCGGCGACGCCCGCCGTCGCCTGGCCCTACCTCGCCGGCTTCTTCTTCCTCGCCGTCGAGTACAGCGCGCCGCCCCTGCGCTTCAAGACGACGCCGTTTCTCGACTCGCTGTCGAACGGGCTGTACATCCTCCCCGGCGCGGCCGCGTTCGCCGCGCTCACGGGGACGCATCCGCCGCTTGCGGCGCTCGTCGGCGCGTGGCTCTGGACCATGGGGATGCACACCTTCTCGGCTATCCCCGACATCAAACCCGACCGCGAGGCGGGCATCAGAACGACGGCGACCGTCCTCGGCGAGGAGCGGACCTACGCGTACTGCGGGGCGGCGTGGCTCGCCGCCGCCGTCACGTTCGCCCTCGTCGACACCCGCATCTCGCTCCTGCTCCTCGCGTATCCGGTCGTCGTCTTCGCGCTCTACTGGTCGGACGTGCCGACCGACCGCGCGTACTGGTGGTACCCCGCGCTGAACACGCTCGTCGGAATGGCCCTCACCCTCGGCCTGCTCTGGAGGCTCGTCTATGGATAG
- a CDS encoding medium chain dehydrogenase/reductase family protein — MGSIEVTEVVMSQKGAADGLRLRRRRLPSPAADEVIVRVKAAGVSFAEVQMLRGRYFNQPAFPFVPGYDLVGEVVTIGSGISHLSVGQQVAALTETGSWATHVVLPAEKLVPVPDGLDPVEVVSLVTNGVTAYQMLHRIAQIHAGDTVVVHGASGGVGTVLTQLAREADVNVIGTASASKHDLVRELGAVPIDYRIDNLPVRVREIAPDGVDAVFDHVGGPGLVDSWRMLGPGGRLVSYGVASALDDDGHRLRPFVPILARLILWNASELLKGGKQRATFYYVQRWPSRFSEDLTQVLTLLGEERIDGQVACRFPLEKAADALELLDSGRVRGKVVLVPSEY; from the coding sequence ATGGGATCCATCGAGGTAACTGAGGTCGTGATGTCACAGAAGGGCGCAGCGGACGGTCTCCGTCTGCGCCGCCGACGGCTACCCTCTCCAGCAGCAGATGAAGTGATAGTTCGAGTCAAAGCAGCCGGAGTCTCGTTTGCCGAAGTCCAGATGCTGCGTGGGCGCTACTTCAACCAGCCCGCGTTCCCGTTCGTTCCCGGGTACGATCTCGTCGGTGAGGTCGTTACGATCGGATCGGGCATCTCACACCTCTCGGTCGGCCAGCAAGTCGCCGCGCTCACCGAAACTGGCAGTTGGGCTACGCACGTCGTATTACCCGCTGAGAAACTCGTTCCGGTTCCCGACGGATTGGACCCTGTGGAAGTGGTCTCGCTTGTTACGAACGGTGTGACTGCATACCAGATGCTTCACCGCATCGCACAAATCCACGCAGGAGATACAGTTGTTGTTCACGGCGCTTCAGGTGGGGTAGGAACGGTGCTCACTCAACTCGCTCGGGAAGCAGACGTGAACGTGATCGGGACTGCGTCGGCGTCGAAGCATGATCTCGTGCGGGAGCTTGGTGCGGTTCCAATCGACTATCGTATCGACAATCTGCCGGTCCGGGTCCGTGAAATCGCTCCAGATGGTGTGGATGCCGTATTCGACCACGTCGGTGGACCAGGGTTAGTCGACTCGTGGCGGATGCTCGGTCCGGGCGGCAGACTCGTCTCGTACGGAGTGGCGTCCGCGCTTGACGATGACGGACACCGGTTACGTCCGTTCGTTCCGATTCTCGCTCGGTTGATACTGTGGAACGCCAGCGAGCTACTGAAGGGTGGGAAACAACGAGCGACGTTCTATTACGTCCAACGTTGGCCAAGTCGGTTCAGTGAAGATCTTACACAGGTCCTAACGCTCCTCGGTGAGGAGAGAATAGACGGACAGGTTGCGTGTCGGTTCCCATTAGAAAAGGCCGCTGATGCACTGGAGTTGTTGGATTCAGGGCGGGTCCGAGGTAAGGTTGTATTAGTTCCGAGTGAATACTGA